A single window of Methanoculleus oceani DNA harbors:
- a CDS encoding 50S ribosomal protein L15e has protein sequence MAKSMYAYVREAWKRPDRSEVKGLLWERLQTWRREGSIVRVEHPTRIDRARSLGYKAKQGIVVVRVKIRRGGRRKPRYIRGRRSARMGMRRMTPAKSLQRMAEERASRKFPNMEALNSYWVGEDGRSRWFEVILVDGHHPSIRSDRNLAWLADPVHRGRAERGKTSAGMKGRGMRTRGRGTEKTRPSLRSHANRGK, from the coding sequence ATGGCAAAGTCAATGTATGCCTACGTTCGCGAGGCATGGAAGCGGCCTGATCGGTCCGAGGTGAAAGGCCTCCTCTGGGAGCGTCTCCAGACGTGGCGGCGCGAGGGAAGTATCGTACGCGTGGAGCACCCGACCCGGATCGACCGGGCCCGCTCGCTCGGGTACAAGGCCAAGCAGGGAATCGTCGTCGTGCGGGTCAAGATCCGCCGCGGTGGCCGGAGGAAGCCCCGCTACATCCGCGGGCGCAGGTCCGCACGCATGGGCATGCGCCGGATGACCCCGGCAAAGAGCCTGCAGCGCATGGCCGAAGAGCGTGCGTCCCGCAAGTTCCCGAACATGGAGGCTCTGAACTCCTACTGGGTCGGAGAGGACGGACGGTCCAGGTGGTTTGAGGTTATCCTGGTCGACGGTCACCACCCGTCGATCCGGAGCGACCGCAACCTCGCATGGCTGGCCGATCCGGTTCACCGGGGCCGGGCAGAGCGCGGCAAGACCTCTGCCGGCATGAAGGGGCGCGGGATGCGGACGCGCGGACGTGGAACCGAGAAGACACGCCCGAGCCTTCGTTCCCATGCGAACCGCGGCAAATAA
- the moaC gene encoding cyclic pyranopterin monophosphate synthase MoaC has protein sequence MNESGEHGKTPVFTHIENDRAQMVDVSAKPEVVREAVASGRIYLRSETLRAIREGTAVKGNVLATARVAATLAVKETPRIIPMCHPIPLGGITVDFEEGDGYIEATARVKSYGKTGVEMEALTGVSVALLTVWDMVKSAEKDENGQYPVTRMDAIRVVEKRKGV, from the coding sequence ATGAACGAGTCCGGCGAACACGGCAAGACCCCGGTCTTCACCCACATCGAGAATGATCGCGCGCAGATGGTGGACGTCTCGGCAAAGCCCGAGGTCGTCCGGGAAGCGGTTGCGAGCGGCAGGATCTACCTCCGGAGCGAAACCCTCCGGGCCATCCGGGAGGGAACCGCGGTCAAGGGCAACGTCCTCGCGACGGCACGGGTGGCGGCAACCCTCGCGGTGAAAGAGACGCCGCGCATCATCCCCATGTGCCACCCCATACCCCTCGGTGGGATCACCGTCGATTTCGAGGAGGGCGACGGCTACATCGAGGCGACCGCCCGCGTGAAGTCCTACGGCAAGACGGGCGTCGAGATGGAAGCGCTCACCGGCGTCTCCGTTGCCCTTCTCACCGTCTGGGACATGGTCAAGTCGGCAGAGAAGGACGAGAACGGACAGTATCCCGTCACCCGGATGGATGCCATCCGGGTCGTGGAGAAGCGCAAGGGTGTCTAG
- a CDS encoding NAD(P)H-hydrate dehydratase: MTTNDMREFLETGVIDAGRMRAVEGNAVALGHPSLSMMESAGRAVADAVLARGVSRVLVLCGRGNNGGDGMVAARYLRHLDSVDVVYPDCGSTTSSAAAQASLLRHCSVALHPIRCAADVEALSCLFGEADIIVDAMLGTGASGAVREPLATLVARANGSGAPVVAVDIPTPGIRASRVISFHRPKVEGADVVDIGIPLEAEIFTGPGDLALVPARASGAHKGAGGEVLVVGGGPYQGAPYIAAMGALRAGADIVRIASPAYIPMPDLIYERLEGGAITADHLETILSLVDRADVVVCGMGLGKESHGVVLAVAEAARRAVFDADALSRPLPVAKETIYTPHAGEFARMIGAEPPADLAARGRCVKAAATAGTILLKGPVDVVSDGRRVRFNRTGTPAMTVGGTGDLLAGVTGALFCHLPAFEAACIAAYVNGRAGMRAAEERGNGMLATDMPDYIPQELFRRSAPE; encoded by the coding sequence ATGACGACAAACGATATGCGGGAGTTTCTGGAGACCGGCGTGATCGACGCCGGCCGGATGCGGGCGGTCGAGGGGAACGCCGTCGCGCTCGGCCACCCGTCGCTTTCGATGATGGAGAGCGCCGGGCGGGCGGTTGCGGATGCCGTCCTCGCCCGCGGCGTCTCCCGCGTCCTCGTCCTCTGCGGGAGGGGGAACAACGGCGGCGACGGGATGGTGGCGGCCCGCTACCTCCGGCACCTTGATTCGGTCGACGTCGTCTACCCCGACTGCGGTTCGACGACCTCCTCGGCCGCCGCCCAGGCCTCCCTCCTCCGGCACTGCTCCGTCGCCCTCCACCCGATCCGGTGCGCCGCCGACGTCGAGGCGCTCTCCTGCCTGTTTGGCGAAGCAGACATCATCGTCGATGCGATGCTCGGCACCGGGGCCTCGGGCGCGGTGCGGGAGCCGCTTGCGACCCTCGTCGCCCGGGCGAATGGAAGCGGCGCGCCGGTCGTCGCCGTCGATATCCCCACCCCCGGCATCCGGGCGAGCCGGGTCATATCGTTCCACCGGCCCAAGGTGGAGGGCGCGGACGTCGTTGATATCGGTATCCCGCTCGAAGCGGAGATATTCACCGGCCCCGGCGACCTTGCGCTCGTCCCGGCCCGGGCATCCGGAGCCCACAAGGGCGCCGGCGGCGAGGTGCTCGTCGTCGGAGGCGGGCCCTACCAGGGGGCCCCCTACATCGCGGCGATGGGAGCGCTTCGTGCCGGCGCCGATATCGTGCGGATCGCCTCCCCCGCGTACATCCCCATGCCCGACCTGATCTACGAGCGCCTGGAGGGGGGCGCGATCACGGCCGACCACCTGGAGACGATTCTTTCGCTCGTCGACCGGGCGGACGTGGTCGTCTGCGGGATGGGCCTCGGGAAGGAGAGCCACGGCGTCGTGCTTGCCGTCGCGGAGGCGGCGAGGAGGGCGGTCTTTGATGCCGATGCGCTCTCCCGCCCCCTGCCGGTGGCGAAAGAGACGATCTACACCCCGCACGCGGGCGAGTTCGCCCGGATGATCGGAGCGGAACCCCCGGCGGATCTTGCGGCGCGCGGGCGGTGCGTGAAGGCCGCCGCAACGGCGGGGACCATCCTGCTCAAGGGCCCGGTCGACGTCGTATCCGATGGGAGAAGGGTCAGGTTCAACCGGACCGGAACCCCCGCCATGACCGTCGGGGGGACGGGCGACCTGCTCGCCGGCGTCACGGGGGCGCTCTTCTGCCATCTCCCCGCGTTCGAGGCCGCCTGCATCGCCGCGTATGTAAATGGCAGGGCCGGCATGCGTGCCGCGGAGGAACGGGGGAACGGAATGCTCGCCACCGATATGCCGGACTACATTCCGCAGGAACTCTTCCGGCGCTCCGCGCCGGAGTGA
- a CDS encoding single-stranded-DNA-specific exonuclease RecJ produces MSLDNDVRRAADIICNAESVTIISHIDADGISTEAILSQALTREGMAVDSVFVRQLEPMAMRHVQKDDSLKLFTDLGAGQQNLLEDHGLCADEVLILDHHVGQPCGTAYPQVNCLDHGFTRMSAAGLAYLVAKAIDPTGTDLAKLAVVGNVGDMMARENCGLVGPAREIVQDGVEYGNIVVQKPDLNCYGTSTRPVHVCLGYCDDPYIDGISNSTSGALRFLERLGVELKTPRGGWLVWEELPFEDRRKIISALAQQLIAHGRETDRLLAETYTFPDEPERTPLRNASEYATLLNACGRWAKPRIGGSICRGDRGDAYRDAEHMLAHHRTVIRDLLQYILEAGVTELSHLQYIHTGDRFPDTIVGIGAGMALSKLNWKKPMMVLSAMVDEPEVTKVSMRTNEWALARGVDLQEALVEASAEVGGAGGGHRIAAGAFIPHDKEEEFVDSVNRILKRQFASADPDNS; encoded by the coding sequence ATGAGCCTCGATAACGATGTGCGGAGAGCGGCAGATATCATCTGCAATGCGGAGTCGGTGACGATCATCTCCCACATCGACGCCGACGGCATCAGCACGGAGGCTATCCTCTCGCAGGCGCTCACCCGGGAGGGCATGGCCGTAGACTCGGTCTTCGTCCGCCAGCTCGAGCCGATGGCGATGCGCCACGTCCAAAAAGACGACTCGCTAAAACTCTTCACCGACCTCGGGGCCGGCCAGCAGAACCTCCTTGAGGATCACGGCCTCTGTGCGGACGAGGTCCTGATCCTCGATCACCACGTCGGCCAGCCCTGCGGCACGGCCTACCCCCAGGTGAACTGCCTGGACCACGGGTTCACCCGGATGAGCGCCGCCGGGCTCGCCTACCTGGTTGCAAAGGCGATCGACCCGACAGGCACCGATCTCGCCAAACTCGCCGTGGTCGGGAACGTCGGGGACATGATGGCCCGGGAGAACTGCGGGCTGGTCGGCCCGGCGCGCGAGATCGTCCAGGACGGCGTGGAGTACGGCAACATCGTCGTGCAGAAACCGGACTTGAACTGCTACGGCACGTCTACCCGCCCGGTCCACGTCTGCCTCGGCTACTGCGACGACCCCTACATCGACGGGATCTCGAACAGCACGAGCGGCGCGCTCAGGTTCCTCGAGCGGCTCGGTGTCGAGCTGAAGACGCCCCGGGGCGGCTGGCTCGTCTGGGAGGAACTCCCGTTCGAGGACCGGCGAAAGATCATCAGCGCCCTTGCCCAGCAGCTCATCGCACACGGGAGGGAGACCGACCGCCTGCTCGCCGAGACCTACACCTTCCCCGACGAGCCGGAGCGGACGCCGCTCCGGAACGCCTCCGAGTACGCCACCCTGCTCAATGCCTGCGGCCGGTGGGCGAAGCCCCGGATCGGGGGCAGCATCTGCCGCGGGGACCGCGGAGACGCCTACCGCGACGCGGAGCACATGCTCGCCCATCACCGGACGGTCATCCGCGACCTGCTCCAGTACATCCTTGAAGCCGGGGTGACCGAGTTATCCCACCTCCAGTACATCCACACCGGCGACCGGTTCCCCGACACCATCGTCGGGATCGGGGCGGGCATGGCGCTCTCCAAACTGAACTGGAAGAAACCGATGATGGTGCTGAGCGCGATGGTGGACGAACCGGAGGTCACCAAGGTCTCGATGCGGACGAACGAGTGGGCGCTCGCCCGGGGGGTCGACCTCCAGGAGGCGCTCGTCGAGGCGTCGGCAGAGGTGGGCGGCGCAGGCGGCGGGCACCGGATCGCGGCCGGGGCGTTTATCCCCCACGATAAAGAAGAGGAGTTTGTTGATAGTGTCAACCGAATACTCAAACGACAGTTCGCTTCGGCGGATCCGGACAATAGCTGA
- a CDS encoding PUA domain-containing protein, whose protein sequence is MSTEYSNDSSLRRIRTIADFQFGAGAGVAIFPDECTFQFSTTGRIRQVRIGKERLATVRAQDGRLTLGIVGAARLAAHLAPPAYRVTVQEDVAPFVADGKNAMAKHVVAADEGIRAGDEVLVVTGDDVLLATGAALLSGREMLAFNYGVAVKVRQGRGSECFQEK, encoded by the coding sequence GTGTCAACCGAATACTCAAACGACAGTTCGCTTCGGCGGATCCGGACAATAGCTGACTTCCAGTTCGGCGCCGGGGCGGGAGTTGCGATATTTCCCGATGAATGCACCTTCCAGTTCTCGACGACGGGGCGTATCCGCCAGGTGCGCATCGGAAAGGAGAGGCTTGCGACCGTTCGCGCACAGGACGGCCGCCTGACCCTCGGGATCGTCGGAGCGGCACGCCTCGCCGCCCATCTTGCCCCCCCGGCCTACCGGGTGACGGTGCAGGAGGATGTGGCCCCGTTCGTTGCGGACGGGAAGAACGCGATGGCAAAACACGTCGTCGCCGCCGACGAGGGCATCCGTGCAGGGGATGAAGTGCTGGTGGTGACCGGCGACGACGTGCTCCTCGCCACCGGGGCGGCTTTGCTCTCCGGACGGGAGATGCTGGCATTTAATTACGGTGTAGCGGTAAAAGTACGGCAGGGGAGAGGATCCGAATGTTTCCAGGAAAAGTAA
- a CDS encoding nascent polypeptide-associated complex protein, producing the protein MFPGKVNPKKMKQMMKQMGMEMEEIEGVEKVVIYTPAGNYVFDDAQVVATTMQGVTSYQLTGEARFEEAVPEIPDDDVALVASQAGATEEAARAALVETRGDIAEAILKLAQQ; encoded by the coding sequence ATGTTTCCAGGAAAAGTAAACCCGAAAAAGATGAAGCAGATGATGAAGCAGATGGGCATGGAGATGGAGGAGATCGAGGGCGTGGAGAAGGTTGTCATCTATACGCCCGCGGGGAACTACGTCTTTGACGATGCCCAGGTCGTCGCTACCACCATGCAGGGAGTCACCAGTTACCAGCTCACGGGAGAGGCCCGGTTCGAGGAGGCGGTCCCGGAGATCCCCGACGACGACGTCGCCCTCGTCGCATCGCAGGCCGGGGCAACCGAGGAGGCCGCGAGGGCGGCGCTCGTCGAGACCCGTGGCGACATCGCCGAAGCGATCCTGAAACTCGCGCAGCAATGA
- a CDS encoding methyltransferase domain-containing protein has translation MIEIGERLLLVGEKREYFVKAGEGQFSTDRGMIDLTALAGMKSGDEIRTHLDVPFTVLRPRPTDFFVHAKRSGAPMLPKDIGMVIAYTGMNREDRVLDAGTGSGVAAIYFGNIAREVKTYEVRPEFARLAEKNIRNARLENVEVVAADMLEATGEFDVVHLDLTITPAHVEHAFSLLSPGGYLSCYTPFLEHTFVALDTAGPLFRDVHCYECMERELTRSARGTRPSTRVGHSGYVTIARK, from the coding sequence ATGATCGAGATTGGCGAACGCCTCCTGCTCGTCGGGGAGAAGCGCGAGTACTTCGTGAAGGCAGGCGAGGGGCAGTTCTCCACCGACCGGGGGATGATCGATCTTACGGCGCTCGCGGGCATGAAGTCCGGGGACGAGATCAGGACCCACCTCGACGTCCCGTTCACCGTCCTTCGCCCCCGGCCGACCGACTTCTTTGTCCACGCAAAAAGGAGCGGGGCGCCCATGCTCCCGAAAGACATCGGGATGGTGATCGCCTACACGGGCATGAACCGCGAGGACCGTGTCCTCGACGCCGGGACCGGGAGCGGCGTCGCCGCGATCTACTTCGGGAATATCGCCCGCGAGGTGAAGACCTACGAGGTGCGCCCGGAGTTCGCCAGACTTGCGGAGAAGAACATCAGAAACGCCCGCCTCGAGAACGTCGAGGTGGTCGCGGCCGATATGCTCGAGGCGACCGGCGAGTTCGACGTCGTCCACCTCGACCTGACGATAACGCCGGCGCACGTGGAGCACGCCTTCTCGCTCCTTTCTCCCGGCGGCTATCTCTCCTGCTACACGCCGTTCCTCGAGCATACGTTCGTCGCGCTCGATACCGCAGGGCCGCTCTTCCGCGACGTCCACTGCTACGAGTGCATGGAACGGGAACTGACGCGCTCCGCCCGGGGGACGCGCCCGTCAACCAGGGTCGGCCACAGCGGCTACGTCACGATCGCGCGAAAATAG
- the pyrB gene encoding aspartate carbamoyltransferase: MYHIISIRDFERSDLDYLLDRAREFDTGEYRPAMLDDKLVALLFFEPSTRTRMSFATAMARLGGRSIGVDSVEASSIVKGETLADTIRVVSGYADAIVLRHPKEGAARLASEFASVPVINAGDGAGQHPSQTLLDLYTIRQSIPIDGTNVGLLGDLRYGRTAHSLALALSLYGVTLHTIAPGGLEMPANIALELRERGMEVVEHANVEEAIRELDVLYVTRIQRERFPDSASYYNVASSYRITPDLLDGVKERLMILHPLPRAGEIDPAVDRTPYARYFEQARNGVPIRMALLHEVMK; the protein is encoded by the coding sequence ATGTACCACATTATCTCTATCCGCGATTTTGAAAGGAGCGATCTCGATTACCTGCTGGACCGGGCACGGGAGTTCGATACCGGCGAGTATCGGCCGGCGATGCTTGACGATAAACTCGTGGCCCTTCTCTTCTTTGAGCCCAGCACCAGAACAAGGATGTCGTTTGCGACGGCCATGGCACGGCTCGGCGGGCGGTCGATCGGCGTCGACTCCGTGGAGGCAAGCTCCATCGTCAAAGGAGAGACGCTCGCCGACACCATCCGGGTGGTGAGCGGCTACGCGGATGCCATCGTGCTCCGCCACCCAAAGGAGGGGGCGGCCCGGCTGGCGAGCGAATTCGCCTCGGTGCCGGTCATCAACGCCGGCGACGGCGCGGGGCAGCACCCGAGCCAGACGCTGCTCGACCTTTACACCATCAGGCAATCGATACCGATCGACGGGACCAACGTCGGGCTTCTCGGGGATCTCCGCTACGGCAGGACCGCGCATTCGCTGGCGCTCGCCCTCTCCCTCTACGGCGTCACCCTGCACACGATCGCGCCCGGGGGGCTCGAGATGCCGGCGAACATCGCCCTCGAACTCCGGGAGCGCGGCATGGAGGTCGTCGAGCACGCGAACGTCGAAGAGGCGATCCGGGAACTCGACGTCCTCTACGTGACGAGGATCCAGCGCGAACGGTTCCCGGACTCGGCGTCGTACTACAACGTCGCGTCAAGTTACCGGATCACGCCCGACCTGCTCGACGGCGTGAAAGAGCGCCTGATGATCCTCCACCCGCTCCCGCGCGCCGGGGAGATCGACCCGGCGGTGGACCGCACGCCGTATGCGCGCTACTTCGAGCAGGCGAGGAACGGCGTGCCCATCAGGATGGCGCTCCTCCACGAGGTGATGAAATGA
- the pyrI gene encoding aspartate carbamoyltransferase regulatory subunit, giving the protein MSTKDPSRGLLVSPIRNGTVIDHITAGEALNVLRILGITGSTPECLSIATNVESKRMGKKDIVKIENRELRTEEVDRIALLAPQAKINIIREYKVVEKKGVEIPEVLRGVVRCPNPGCITNTNEPVESTFEVLPKGLHCLYCDWLIKDDIANHII; this is encoded by the coding sequence ATGAGCACCAAAGACCCGTCACGAGGACTGCTCGTCAGCCCTATCAGGAACGGCACCGTCATCGACCATATCACGGCCGGCGAGGCCCTGAACGTCCTGCGGATACTCGGCATCACCGGATCGACCCCCGAGTGCCTGAGCATCGCGACGAACGTCGAGAGCAAACGGATGGGGAAGAAGGATATCGTCAAGATAGAGAACCGGGAACTCCGCACGGAGGAGGTCGACCGGATCGCCCTGCTTGCGCCGCAGGCAAAGATCAACATCATCCGGGAATACAAGGTCGTGGAGAAGAAAGGCGTGGAGATCCCGGAGGTCCTCAGGGGCGTGGTCAGGTGCCCGAACCCCGGCTGCATCACGAACACGAACGAGCCGGTGGAGAGCACGTTCGAGGTGCTTCCAAAAGGGCTGCACTGCCTCTACTGCGACTGGCTGATCAAGGACGATATCGCAAACCACATCATCTGA
- a CDS encoding phosphopantetheine adenylyltransferase codes for MKVMVGGTFDPLHAGHRKLLARSFELAGPDGEVTIGLTTDEFAGVKVHPVHSYRERLETITSFIRERGYAAAWRVEPLADRYGSALDADFDILVVSEETFPVAVEINELRRERGRRKVDLHEISCVLAEDGRRISSTRICRGEIDRQGRLIR; via the coding sequence ATGAAAGTGATGGTCGGGGGGACGTTCGATCCCCTGCATGCCGGGCACCGGAAACTCCTCGCCCGTTCCTTCGAACTTGCCGGGCCTGATGGGGAGGTGACCATCGGGTTGACGACCGATGAGTTTGCCGGCGTAAAGGTGCACCCCGTCCACTCCTACCGGGAACGGCTGGAAACCATCACGTCTTTTATCCGGGAGCGCGGTTATGCCGCCGCATGGAGGGTCGAGCCGCTCGCCGACCGCTACGGCAGCGCCCTTGACGCGGACTTCGATATCCTCGTCGTCTCCGAGGAGACCTTCCCTGTTGCCGTGGAGATCAACGAACTCCGGCGTGAACGGGGGCGAAGAAAAGTGGACCTCCACGAGATCTCGTGCGTCCTCGCCGAAGACGGCCGGCGGATCTCGAGCACCCGGATCTGCCGGGGGGAGATCGACCGGCAGGGGCGCCTGATCAGATGA
- a CDS encoding gamma carbonic anhydrase family protein, with amino-acid sequence MESGSVVGDRVFIAENATVIGDVTLADDVNIWFGAVVRGDRDTITVGAGSNIQDNAVVHTTIGFPVGIGADVSVGHGAILHGCTIRDRVLVGMGAVVLNGAVVGEGSIIGAGAVVTEGKEIPAHSLVLGVPGKAVRETTPEQQEGIVHNAREYVKLAGRYRNG; translated from the coding sequence ATGGAGAGTGGATCGGTTGTGGGGGACCGTGTCTTTATTGCGGAGAACGCAACAGTCATCGGAGACGTGACGCTCGCCGACGACGTGAACATATGGTTCGGCGCCGTGGTCCGGGGGGACCGGGATACAATCACGGTGGGGGCCGGCTCGAACATCCAGGACAACGCCGTCGTCCACACCACGATCGGGTTCCCGGTCGGGATCGGGGCGGATGTCTCGGTCGGCCACGGCGCCATCCTGCACGGCTGCACCATCCGTGACCGGGTGCTCGTCGGGATGGGTGCCGTCGTCCTGAACGGCGCGGTGGTGGGAGAGGGGTCCATCATCGGCGCCGGTGCCGTGGTGACCGAAGGAAAGGAGATCCCGGCGCACTCGCTGGTCCTCGGCGTGCCCGGCAAAGCCGTCAGGGAGACGACGCCCGAGCAGCAGGAGGGTATCGTCCACAACGCGCGCGAATACGTCAAGCTCGCAGGGAGGTACCGAAATGGCTGA
- a CDS encoding CoB--CoM heterodisulfide reductase iron-sulfur subunit A family protein produces MADVVVIGAGVAGIQAALDLAGHNIHVHLIEREPTIGGHMAQLDKTFPTNDCSMCILSPKTVEVARHPNITIHTCSEVESVEGEVGSFLVRVKKHPRYIIEDECNGCGDCIRICPVEVYNRFDAGIGVRKAIYKPHAQAVPDIVVKDREHCIECGLCYDVCGREAILREDEERLLEIEAASIVVATGYRTFDARNKAQLRYLVIPDVITSLEFERMINASGPTGGKLRRLSNGKPPRSIAFVQCVGSRDLSVDRPYCSGVCCMYAMKNAMLIREKNPDIEVTVFYNDIRAYGKGYEEYYERARSLGVRFVRGFPGEVLEENDHLMMVAENTETREVETFHPDLVVLSVGLEPADGAEDIGRMLGIPRDESGFFGIADQKTGPVLTVKPGIYVAGTATAPRDIPDSVAMGGAAAMRAYLDAIRVG; encoded by the coding sequence ATGGCTGACGTCGTGGTCATCGGCGCCGGGGTCGCGGGCATCCAGGCAGCGCTCGACCTTGCCGGCCATAACATCCACGTCCACCTCATCGAACGCGAACCGACCATCGGGGGGCACATGGCCCAGCTCGACAAGACGTTCCCCACCAACGACTGCTCGATGTGCATCCTCTCCCCGAAGACGGTGGAGGTGGCCCGGCACCCGAATATTACCATCCACACCTGCTCCGAGGTCGAGTCGGTCGAGGGAGAGGTGGGGAGCTTCCTCGTCCGGGTCAAAAAGCACCCCCGCTACATCATCGAGGACGAGTGCAACGGGTGCGGGGACTGCATCCGGATCTGCCCTGTGGAGGTCTACAACCGGTTCGACGCCGGCATCGGGGTGCGGAAGGCAATCTATAAACCCCATGCACAGGCGGTCCCCGATATCGTCGTCAAAGACCGGGAGCACTGCATCGAATGCGGCCTCTGCTACGACGTCTGCGGCAGGGAGGCGATCCTCCGCGAGGACGAGGAGCGCCTGCTTGAGATAGAGGCGGCGAGCATCGTCGTCGCTACCGGATACCGGACATTTGACGCCCGGAATAAGGCACAACTGCGCTATCTCGTCATCCCCGACGTGATCACGAGCCTCGAGTTCGAGCGGATGATCAACGCGAGCGGCCCGACGGGGGGCAAACTGAGGCGCCTCTCGAACGGCAAACCGCCCCGGAGCATAGCGTTCGTCCAGTGTGTCGGCTCCCGCGACCTCTCCGTCGACCGCCCCTACTGCTCCGGGGTCTGCTGCATGTACGCGATGAAGAACGCCATGCTCATCCGGGAGAAGAACCCCGATATCGAGGTCACCGTATTCTACAACGACATCCGGGCTTACGGCAAGGGTTACGAGGAATACTACGAGCGGGCGAGGAGCCTCGGGGTCAGGTTCGTCCGCGGGTTCCCGGGCGAAGTGCTCGAAGAGAACGACCACCTGATGATGGTCGCGGAGAACACCGAGACCCGTGAGGTGGAGACGTTCCACCCGGACCTGGTGGTGCTCTCCGTCGGGCTCGAACCGGCCGATGGAGCGGAGGATATCGGCCGGATGCTCGGTATCCCGAGAGACGAGTCCGGGTTCTTCGGCATTGCCGACCAGAAGACCGGGCCGGTGCTCACGGTGAAGCCCGGGATCTACGTGGCCGGGACGGCCACCGCGCCGAGGGATATCCCCGACTCCGTCGCCATGGGCGGGGCGGCGGCGATGCGGGCGTATCTCGACGCGATCAGGGTGGGATGA
- the mtnA gene encoding S-methyl-5-thioribose-1-phosphate isomerase encodes MPAREEPYTIAWDAETDCIVYIDQTLLPDRYEQMRCATVDDLARAIGRLEIRGAPALGIAGAMGVALAAVRSTEKDLGRFLDDIGRAAALLRSTRPTAVNLAWGIDRVKRKVAMAASVAEAKALAVAEAIAVAEEDELTCRRLGAFGEELFPTDCTVLTHCNAGALACRCWGTALGAIRSAVAAGKSVRVIACETRPLNQGSRLTCWELARDGIDVTLIPDSSAAYLMRKGKIDLVVVGADRITKDAVFNKIGTYMHAVAARHHGIPFYVAAPVSTFDLGRTEKDITVEERDRFELAYCGDRQLVPDDVKVLNYAFDATPLDLVDAIVTEIGVLRPPYAESFRLVKEREA; translated from the coding sequence ATGCCGGCGAGGGAAGAGCCCTACACCATCGCGTGGGATGCAGAGACCGACTGCATCGTCTACATCGACCAGACCCTCCTCCCGGACCGTTATGAGCAGATGCGGTGCGCAACCGTCGACGACCTCGCCCGGGCGATCGGGAGGCTTGAGATCCGGGGAGCACCGGCGCTCGGGATCGCCGGTGCGATGGGCGTGGCGCTCGCGGCCGTCCGGAGCACCGAGAAGGACCTCGGGCGGTTCCTCGACGATATCGGCCGGGCCGCCGCTCTGCTCAGGAGCACCCGCCCGACCGCGGTGAACCTTGCATGGGGGATCGACCGCGTGAAAAGAAAGGTGGCGATGGCCGCATCGGTTGCCGAGGCGAAAGCACTCGCGGTCGCGGAGGCGATCGCCGTCGCAGAAGAGGACGAACTGACCTGCCGGAGGCTCGGCGCGTTCGGGGAAGAACTCTTCCCGACCGATTGTACGGTGCTCACCCACTGCAACGCAGGAGCGCTCGCCTGCCGGTGCTGGGGAACGGCGCTCGGAGCGATCCGGTCGGCGGTCGCGGCCGGAAAGAGCGTGCGGGTGATCGCCTGCGAGACCCGGCCGCTGAACCAGGGGTCGAGGCTCACCTGCTGGGAACTTGCCCGGGATGGGATCGACGTGACCCTCATTCCCGATTCGTCGGCGGCATACCTGATGCGGAAGGGAAAGATCGATCTCGTCGTCGTCGGTGCGGATCGGATCACGAAAGATGCGGTCTTCAACAAGATCGGGACCTACATGCACGCCGTCGCCGCCCGTCACCACGGGATCCCGTTCTACGTCGCGGCACCGGTCTCCACGTTCGACCTTGGCCGGACTGAGAAGGATATCACCGTCGAGGAGCGGGACCGCTTCGAACTCGCATACTGCGGTGACCGGCAGCTCGTGCCCGACGACGTGAAGGTGCTCAACTACGCCTTCGACGCCACCCCGCTCGACCTCGTCGATGCGATCGTCACCGAGATCGGGGTGCTCCGACCTCCGTACGCCGAGTCGTTCCGGCTTGTCAAAGAGAGGGAGGCCTGA